The Plasmodium vinckei vinckei genome assembly, chromosome: PVVCY_06 genome contains a region encoding:
- a CDS encoding DNA-directed RNA polymerase III subunit RPC2, putative yields MRGIFRIRGKKNMPNEDEQNETKNSENNFSNSKEENSNVNIIKIKDEHKEEKKEDEYFKDEIRQNFDNTGDDSKCIKNFTIQNGYKKGENTMNELIDELNNNNYDQVINIRGEMNPYGKNGNINIQNQFTKDEKEINDKIDVLLETSDNYTNMDNKNYNSLSSEKNKKKIKISPAFGDNTNFDEFSKNQNYNYNPDLLVEEKDLADLVIKNSKHNQSIYENSKSINTLNEKWKLLPAYLKVKGLVKQHIESYNYFIKREIKTIMNATTNKIIKSDIDEHFYLEFLDISVGRPSIEENMIESNLTPQICRQRDLTYSAPIYVDVEYIKGNSIVTKNNVEIGRLPVMLRSDICVLNNKNENELMQLGECPYDPGGYFIVKGTERVLLMQEQLSKNRIIVEMDIKHNICATITSTTAESKSRCAIVYKNNKLYLKHNSFTEDIGVCIILRAMGYESDQEIFQMIGSHKMYLNGILLSLYDLYTENIKTNLDALLYIGKKIRPRLLAKGFFSSMKEKQVKNEKDIIEEGLDFLSRVLLSHIQQKSKYDFRNKARCICLMIRRVLDSANNKNELDDKDYYGNKRLELAGQLISLLFEDLYKRFYFTLKKQIDQTLSKYMQSSYNSKMKNNSTIGGNNNFSDNSYPDVFRNLPKDIITRGMQTAISTGNWNIKRFKMEKSGVSQVLSRLSFIACIGMMTRLNSQFEKGRKVSGPRALQPSQWGVLCPCDTPEGESCGLVKNLALMTHVTNDNENNENLIEILYTLGVEDSDSLTGEEMYKEGVFFVVLNGILLGVHRKPLKFMKRIRCLRRYGKIGEFVSIYDNFLHNAIYISTDGGRLCRPLIIVENGKSKLLNSHIKALESGEINFFDLLKSSVIEWIDVNEQNNLLIALNEKDINSNTTHLEIDPLTILGVVAGLIPYPNHNQSPRNTYQCAMGKQAIGSIGYNQFIRCDTLLYLLIYPQKPLVKSKTIEFINFEKLPAGQNAIVSVMSFCGYDIEDAIVMNKSSIDRGFGRCMSLRKHFIELKKYFNGSNDIVLPSPLSISKQQQMQKKSGKESNDNLANTKEDPRKSINSELKKYHSLDADGVASIGYLLKEGQVYVNKYSPINVKDHVKDMSKLDLNDFKLSEVKYKSVYPSYVDKIIFTENGEGLKIYKIIMRQSRLPELGDKFSSRHGQKGVVGLLVNQEDMPFTESGICPDLIMNPHGFPSRMTVGKLLELVASKSAVLDGEYKYGSIFSGTSFEEAAEVLFRYGFNWSCKELLYSGLTGEPLETYIFMGPIYYQKLKHMVQDKIHARSRGPRQLLTRQPTEGRSKEGGLRLGEMERDCLIAYGVSNLLLERLMLSSDVCDAYICEDCGMMGYDLCCTFCKKYDKNVVVKMPYACKLLFQELQTMNVFPKIIVKET; encoded by the coding sequence ATGAGGGGAATATTTAGGATAAGAGGGAAGAAAAATATGCCAAATGAGGATGAACAgaatgaaacaaaaaatagtgaaaataatttttccaaTTCAAAAGAGGAAAACTCAAATGTGaacataattaaaataaaggaTGAACATAAAGAAGAAAAGAAAGAGgatgaatattttaaggATGAGATAAGacaaaattttgataatacAGGTGATGATAgtaaatgtataaaaaattttacaatACAAAATGGTTATAAAAAGGGAGAAAATACAATGAATGAATTGATAgatgaattaaataataataattatgatcaagtcataaatataagagGGGAAATGAATCcatatggaaaaaatggtaatataaatatccaAAATCAATTTACTaaagatgaaaaagaaataaatgataaaattgatGTATTATTAGAAACTAGTGATAATTATACTAATatggataataaaaattacaataGCTTATCTAgcgaaaaaaacaaaaaaaaaattaaaattagtCCTGCATTTGGGGATAACACAAATTTTGACGAATTTTCGAAgaatcaaaattataactATAATCCAGATTTGTTGGTAGAAGAAAAAGATTTAGCAGATcttgttataaaaaattctaaACACAATCAAAgcatatatgaaaattctAAAAGCATAAATacattaaatgaaaaatggaaattatTACCAGCATATTTAAAAGTGAAAGGCTTGGTAAAGCAGCATATTGAgtcatataattattttataaaaagagaaataaaaacaataatgaATGCAacaacaaataaaattataaaatcagATATTGatgaacatttttatttagaaTTTTTAGATATATCTGTTGGAAGACCATCtatagaagaaaatatgataGAATCAAATTTAACTCCTCAAATATGTAGACAAAGAGATTTAACATATTCTGCTCCGATATATGTAGATGTAGAATATATTAAAGGTAATAGTAttgttacaaaaaataatgttgaAATTGGAAGACTACCAGTTATGTTAAGAAGTgatatatgtgtattaaataataaaaatgaaaatgaattaatgCAATTAGGTGAATGCCCATATGATCCTGGaggatattttattgtaaaaGGTACTGAGAGAGTATTATTAATGCAAGAAcaattatcaaaaaatcgAATTATTGTTGAAATGgatataaaacataatatatgtgcCACTATTACATCTACTACAGCAGAATCAAAAAGCAGATGTGctattgtttataaaaataataaattatatttaaaacataattCATTCACAGAAGATATAGGGGTTTGTATTATCCTTCGAGCTATGGGTTATGAAAGTGATCaagaaatatttcaaatgaTTGGATCGCATAAGATGTACTTAAATGGTATACTACTTTCTTTATACGATTTATATacagaaaatataaaaaccaATTTAGATgcactattatatataggtAAAAAAATTCGACCAAGATTATTAGCTAAAGGGTTTTTTAGTTCAATGAAAGAGAAAcaagtaaaaaatgaaaaagatataattgAAGAGGGATTAGATTTTTTAAGTCGTGTTTTATTATCACATATACAgcaaaaaagtaaatatgATTTTCGAAACAAAGCTAGATGCATCTGTCTTATGATTAGGAGAGTGCTAGATAgtgcaaataataaaaatgaattagaTGATAAAGATTATTATGGTAATAAAAGATTAGAATTAGCTGGTCAATTAATATCATTACTTTTTGaagatttatataaaagattttattttactttaaaaaaacaaattgaTCAAACATTgagtaaatatatgcaaagTAGTTATAACtcaaaaatgaaaaataatagtaccATTGgtggaaataataatttctcTGATAATTCGTATCCAGATGTATTTAGAAATTTACCAAAAGATATAATAACAAGAGGAATGCAAACAGCTATATCTACTGGAAAttggaatataaaaagatttaaaatggaaaaaagtGGGGTATCTCAAGTGCTTTCTcgtttatcatttattgcATGTATAGGTATGATGACAAGATTAAATTCTCAATTTGAAAAAGGGCGAAAGGTTAGTGGCCCTAGAGCTTTGCAACCATCTCAATGGGGGGTACTATGCCCATGTGATACACCTGAAGGGGAATCCTGTGGGttagtaaaaaatttagCACTAATGACACATGTAACaaatgataatgaaaataatgagaaCTTAATAGAAATTCTTTATACATTAGGAGTAGAAGATAGTGATAGTTTAACTGGTGAAGAAATGTATAAAGAAggtgttttttttgttgtatTAAATGGTATATTATTAGGGGTTCATAGAAAACCTCttaaatttatgaaaaGAATTAGATGCTTAAGAAGGTATGGAAAAATAGGAGAATTTGTGTcaatatatgataattttttacataatgcAATTTATATATCAACAGATGGAGGGAGATTATGTAGACCATTAATAATTGTCGAAAATGGAAAatctaaattattaaattcacATATTAAAGCATTAGAATCTGgagaaataaatttttttgatttattaaaaagttcTGTGATAGAATGGATAGATgtaaatgaacaaaataatttattaatagccttaaatgaaaaagatattAATTCAAATACAACACATTTAGAAATTGATCCGTTAACAATTTTAGGAGTTGTAGCAGGATTAATACCCTATCCAAATCATAACCAGAGTCCTAGAAATACTTATCAATGTGCTATGGGAAAACAAGCTATAGGTTCTATTGGATATAATCAATTTATTAGATGTGATacacttttatatttgttaatatatccACAAAAGCCATTAGTAAAATCTAAAACTAttgaatttattaattttgaaaaactACCAGCTGGGCAAAATGCAATTGTATCAGTTATGAGTTTTTGTGGATATGATATTGAAGATGCAATTGTGATGAACAAATCATCAATAGATCGAGGATTTGGTAGATGCATGTCTTTAagaaaacattttatagaattaaaaaaatatttcaatgGCTCCAATGATATAGTTCTCCCTTCTCCTCTTTCAATAAGCAAACAACAAcaaatgcaaaaaaaatctgGTAAAGAATCAAATGACAACTTAGCAAATACAAAAGAAGATCCTAGAAAATCTATAAATAgcgaattaaaaaaatatcattcATTAGATGCAGATGGAGTTGCATCTATAggttatttattaaaagagGGTCAAGTATATgtgaataaatattcacCAATAAATGTAAAAGATCATGTAAAAGATATGAGCAAATTAGatttaaatgattttaaattaaGTGAAGTAAAATACAAAAGTGTTTACCCTTCCTATGTTGATAAAATCATATTTACAGAAAATGGAGAAGgcttaaaaatatataaaattattatgagaCAATCTAGGTTACCAGAATTAGGTGATAAATTTAGTTCGAGACATGGACAAAAGGGTGTTGTTGGATTGTTGGTAAATCAAGAAGATATGCCATTTACTGAATCAGGAATATGTCCTGATTTAATTATGAACCCTCATGGATTTCCATCACGTATGACAGTAGGTAAACTTCTTGAACTTGTTGCATCTAAATCTGCTGTTTTAGATGgggaatataaatatggatCAATTTTTAGTGGAACTTCATTTGAAGAAGCAGCTGAGGTTTTATTTAGATATGGTTTTAATTGGTCATGCaaagaattattatattcaggATTAACAGGAGAACCATTagaaacatatatttttatgggTCCGATATATTATCagaaattaaaacatatgGTTCAAGATAAAATTCATGCTAGGTCTCGAGGGCCTAGGCAATTATTAACACGCCAACCAACTGAAGGTCGATCAAAAGAAGGAGGATTGAGACTTGGTGAAATGGAAAGAGATTGCTTAATTGCATATGGTGTTAGTAACTTATTACTTGAAAGACTTATGTTAAGTAGTGATGTTTGTGATGCTTATATTTGTGAGGATTGTGGAATGATGGGTTATGATTTATGTTGtacattttgtaaaaaatatgacaaAAATGTTGTTGTCAAAATGCCATATGCCTGTAAACTTCTTTTCCAAGAGTTGCAGACTATGAATGTATTCCCTAAAATTATTGTAAAGgaaacataa
- a CDS encoding rhodanese like protein, putative, translated as MKEQKNSCLIETNELYDLIKSKKKYLLFDVSWYNIKNDKNDNGCANDDDNLEKIESSINFNSNIRLNQDLNIPSFSFPTQSEFFSYLRELLIRHETVANINSLENIPFIFYEKDDIFYSPRIWFIFKIFGFNNVKILNGGLNKWLSEGRYVISHSETEHNHNNSTPDKERIKHVDQMIENHLIKNKESIKTNLKKNICNYSDIENYIAQKESNKLKTTILIDTRPNASFSSLLLLNDKKTKINNHIPFSINIPYHYFINSNQELYKYLTFKNKLELKNICNAHGILNEQNIIIATCNRGITACILIYILYHLNIPFSNLILYNGSFSEYKYYKYNIP; from the coding sequence ATgaaagaacaaaaaaatagctgTTTAATTGAAACTAATGAACTATACGATCttataaaaagtaaaaaaaaatatttactgTTTGATGTTAGTtggtataatataaaaaatgataaaaacgATAATGGATGTGCTAATGATGATGATAATCTCGAAAAAATAGAATCAAGTATCAATTTTAATTCAAACATTCGTTTAAATCaagatttaaatattcCTTCCTTTTCATTTCCAACGCAATCTGAATTTTTTAGTTACCTTAGAGAATTACTGATAAGACATGAAACAGTAGCAAATATTAATTCTTTAGAAAATATTcctttcatattttatgaaaaagatGACATTTTTTACTCTCCAAGAATCTggttcatttttaaaatatttggttttaataatgtgaaaattttaaatggtGGTTTAAATAAATGGTTAAGCGAAGGGAGATATGTAATAAGCCATAGCGAGACAGAACataatcataataataGCACACCAGATAAAGAGCGAATTAAACATGTTGATCAAATGATAGAAAaccatttaataaaaaataaggaaAGCATAAAAactaatttaaaaaaaaatatatgtaattattctgatatagaaaattatatagcCCAAAAGGAAAGCAATAAATTAAAGACGACCATACTAATTGATACTCGACCTAATGCTTCTTTTAGTtcattactattattaaatgataaaaaaacaaaaataaataatcatataccgttttcaataaatataccatatcactattttataaatagtaaccaggaattatataaatatcttacatttaaaaataaattagagTTAAAGAACATTTGCAATGCACATGGAATAttaaatgaacaaaatattataatagcAACATGCAATAGAGGCATAACTGCTtgtattttaatatatattttataccaTCTAAATATCCCTTTTTCTAATTTGATATTATACAATGGAAGTTTTTccgaatataaatattataagtataatatcccgtag
- a CDS encoding Tat binding protein 1(TBP-1)-interacting protein, putative, with protein MQKNEKKSKNNANKNNKETDDNPNEISSIKKKKNKITNKIEKSNKKSQKINVEDTNKTNINESNSAIKSLEISDNEQTKTNMLPTQSSKFDTPTKNDNKINLKKRKNYKKEKLKLNEGAIMHDQLTDGKNEQNIKDEKKKKKKTKLNDKTEINLCEKNKQNNNDHNLQPGNIQIINEEKDTLFIDIKEREEAKENYVDNSCATAKKAKTNNRNSNKNKKVKEENVKLVTKNAEITNLIKRDQTKDRSFIDNDDNNKGTGIVENEKDSKSPKNMNSTKLKNTNEKNDINHSKNRKKKETHKINDKTGQDNVKSMALDSVSKQNSTSKNEASKEIVEDNNNLKMITSSCSNVSLNTQTKLSQNVTENKFVEPEKGKSKKKEKTKQNENDKIKQNEPKEDTKIEIQDNQTNVDETKNNEEIKIYLKDQEKVNEKEKKKDKDVTEIKKINKKEELNKGKPIKIVLSDTDAKEKIYKYMRQTNRPYSVINVYDNLHGMISKNSVQKIMDELSIENKLQCKEYGKAKIYLINQKEFESLNVEEINKLKNSIEVVKGEVELAKNYYNDLLKKKKKLIEDLDLIKNVNEYKKTLLQIEDEIHIYEEANKNCKISIDEIDTIKNNHGYLHSVWFKRKKLCIEIIKCIASLTEKDTQGVIYHLGIDTDEDVIPLNLYF; from the coding sequence ATGcagaaaaatgaaaaaaaaagtaaaaataatgccaacaaaaataataaagaaactGATGACAATCCAAATGAAATATcaagtataaaaaaaaagaaaaacaaaattacaaataaaatagagaaaagcaataaaaaatctCAAAAGATAAATGTAGAAGAcacaaataaaacaaatattaacGAAAGTAATAGTGCGATAAAAAGTCTCGAAATCAGTGATAATGAGCAAACAAAAACGAATATGTTGCCTACCCAAAGCAGTAAATTTGACACTCCTACCAAGAAtgacaataaaataaatttaaaaaagcgaaaaaattataaaaaggaaaagtTAAAACTTAATGAGGGTGCAATAATGCATGATCAACTAACTGATGgcaaaaatgaacaaaatataaaagatgaaaaaaaaaagaaaaaaaaaacgaaattaaatgataaaacaGAAATAAACCtgtgtgaaaaaaataaacaaaataataatgatcaTAATTTACAACCTGgtaatatacaaattataaatgaagaaaagGACACACTTTTTATAGATATCAAAGAAAGAGAAGAAgcaaaagaaaattatgtCGATAATAGTTGTGCTACTGCGAAAAAAGCTAAAACAAATAACCGAAATAGTAAcaagaataaaaaagtgaaagaggaaaatgtaaaattaGTTACAAAAAATGCAGAAATAACTAATTTGATAAAACGGGATCAAACAAAAGATAGATCTTTTATCgataatgatgataataataaaggtACCGGAATAGTAGAAAACGAAAAAGATTCAAAATCCCCCAAAAATATGAACtctacaaaattaaaaaatactaatgaaaaaaatgacattaatcattcaaaaaatagaaaaaaaaaagaaactcataaaataaatgataaaactGGACAAGATAATGTAAAAAGTATGGCCTTAGACAGTGTAAGCAAACAAAATAGTACTAGTAAAAATGAGGCATCCAAAGAAATAGTtgaagataataataatttgaaaatgataacgTCTAGTTGCTCAAATGTTTCATTAAATACTCAAACTAAGTTATCACAAAATGTTacagaaaataaatttgtagAACCAGAAAAAGGgaaatcgaaaaaaaaagaaaaaacaaagcAGAACGAAAACgataaaattaaacaaaatgaacCCAAAGAAGatacaaaaatagaaatacAAGATAATCAAACGAATGTAGacgaaacaaaaaataatgaagaaattaaaatatatctaaAAGATCAGGAAAAAgttaatgaaaaagaaaaaaaaaaggataaaGATGTAAccgaaattaaaaaaataaataaaaaagaggaATTAAATAAAGGTAAACCGATCAAAATCGTTTTAAGTGATACAGATGCAAAAGAAAAgatttataaatacatgAGACAAACAAATAGACCATATTCTGTTATTAATGTATATGATAATCTTCATGGCATGATTAGTAAAAATTCtgttcaaaaaataatggatGAATTAAGTATTGAAAATAAGTTACAATGTAAAGAATATGGGAaagcaaaaatatatttaataaatcaaaaagaATTTGAAAGTTTAAATGTAGAAGAAattaacaaattaaaaaacagTATTGAAGTAGTAAAAGGAGAGGTAGAGCTAgctaaaaattattataatgatttattaaaaaaaaaaaaaaaattaattgaaGATTTAGatcttattaaaaatgtaaatgaatataaaaagactTTACTACAAATTGAAGACGAAATACACATTTATGAAGaagcaaataaaaattgtaaaatatcTATCGATGAAATTGAtaccataaaaaataatcatgGATATTTGCATTCGGTCTGGtttaagagaaaaaaattatgcattgaaattattaaatgtaTAGCTAGCTTAACAGAAAAAGATACACAAGGGGTCATTTATCATTTGGGTATTGACACCGATGAAGATGTCATTCCCCtcaatttgtatttttaa
- a CDS encoding eukaryotic translation initiation factor 5, putative, protein MSYINIPRDRNDPNYRYKMPKLVSKIEGRGNGIRTNITNMGDIARSLKRPPMYPTKFFGCELGTMVKFEENEEKAIVNGAHKENDLVNILDKFIEMYVLCPHCLLPETDIIVKKGFLICKCNACGNIGQLNNSHKIATYMIKNPPQISTVGSKKKKVKEKKGEKNGKSKSDKAEKGAGDNNDDSKNGILQPGGYHDNNSSDDGCTDKSNPNNSSTNNNKKDKKSKSKKDKGKKKLEDNFVLEKELLHYESFEIKEVIDRLRTLVVTFPNISDNDFCEELRVLQVSQCFDSKCRMFICLCALFDDKISKELLEKNIKYLKKINDTSVTTMDIFLALEYYVNKIATTAITIYPYILQVLYNNDMLESKDIIKRYDEEDDANVTSVSNNKKGSSSNNINNVDEKQKEYNECYEKCKCMAKHFVNWLKQNDSDEEESDDEDEPSSNNIATNYKVKSLRNNDNNKNKEKSNLNGNDKPFEDSKSEKNEDEIFLDAKDGLNNTADEEEEEIDIDAI, encoded by the coding sequence CGAGGAAATGGAATAAGaacaaatataacaaaCATGGGTGACATAGCTAGATCGTTAAAAAGACCACCTATGTATCCAACAAAATTTTTTGGCTGTGAATTAGGAACAATGGTTAAGtttgaagaaaatgaagaaaaagcTATAGTTAATGGTGCacataaagaaaatgatttaGTAAATATCCTTGATAAATTTATAGAGATGTATGTTTTATGTCCCCATTGTTTGCTACCTGAAACTGatattattgtaaaaaaaggatttttaatatgtaaATGTAATGCCTGTGGAAATATAGGACAACTTAATAATTCTCATAAAATCGCTACatatatgataaagaaTCCACCCCAAATTAGTACAGTAGGTagtaaaaagaaaaaggttaaagagaaaaaaggagaaaaaaatggaaaaagtAAAAGTGATAAAGCAGAAAAAGGAGCTGgtgataataatgatgattcaaaaaatggaatattACAACCGGGAGGTTATCACGATAATAATAGTTCAGATGATGGATGTACAGACAAAAGTAATCCAAATAATAGTAGCACaaacaataataagaaggataaaaaaagcaaatcaaaaaaagataaaggaaaaaagaaattagaagataattttgtattagaaaaagaattattaCATTATGAAAGTTTTGAAATTAAAGAAGTAATAGATAGATTAAGAACATTAGTTGTAACATTTCCAAATATAAGTGATAATGATTTTTGTGAGGAATTACGTGTTTTACAAGTTTCTCAATGTTTTGATTCAAAATGTCGAATGTTTATTTGTTTGTGTGCGTTATTTGATGATAAGATATCAAAAGAGTtattggaaaaaaatataaaatatttaaaaaaaattaatgatacTTCGGTAACTACtatggatatatttttagctTTAGAATATTATGTAAACAAAATAGCAACAACAGCTATAACTATTTATCCATACATTTTACAAgtcttatataataatgatatgcTCGAAAGCAAAGACATAATTAAACGATATGACGAAGAGGATGATGCAAATGTTACATCAGTAtcaaacaataaaaaaggaagcAGTAGTAATAACATTAACAATGTAGATGAGaaacaaaaagaatataatgaatgctatgaaaaatgtaaatgtATGGCAAAACATTTTGTCAACTggttaaaacaaaatgactCGGATGAAGAAGAATCTGATGATGAAGACGAACCAAGTAGCAACAACATTGCCACAAATTATAAAGTGAAATCTTTACGCAATAatgacaataataaaaataaagaaaaaagtaaCTTAAATGGAAATGACAAACCATTTGAAGATTCAAagagtgaaaaaaatgaagatgaaatatttttagatGCAAAAGATGGACTTAACAATACAGCagatgaagaagaagaagaaattGACATTGATGCTATTTAA